One Novosphingobium sp. G106 DNA segment encodes these proteins:
- a CDS encoding capsular biosynthesis protein, translating into MTDQTKIPLPQDGEQPVEVPGASLIERAVESFGWGKLSPPPLDIKPIVRPEPVRYQSEPAPEIVEPEPDFMPAAIEPDPVVVELEPEVIEPEPVAIAPEPVAEIVPAPAAEPSPIAAGGPHRVDREHLRRQGFIVPEGNVTATLEEFRIVKRQLLLNAAELKRQGGDAKAQRVLICSPHPGEGKTYCAVNLALSIAAEKESEVLLVDADFAKPSVLSALGLPGGRGLMDALADPSLDVTELVLATDVPGLKVLPAGDATTSDSEYLSSSRTATVLDRLTQGAPNRIVIFDSPPALAASPAAELAQYVGQALVICRADRTGQQSLEDAISLLSGCPNIQLLLNAANFSPSGRRFGAYYGYGA; encoded by the coding sequence CCGTCGAAAGCTTCGGCTGGGGCAAGCTTTCGCCACCGCCGCTGGATATCAAGCCGATCGTGCGTCCCGAACCTGTGCGGTATCAGTCGGAACCCGCGCCTGAAATCGTAGAGCCTGAACCAGATTTTATGCCGGCCGCAATCGAGCCCGATCCCGTCGTTGTCGAGCTCGAGCCCGAAGTCATCGAGCCGGAGCCCGTTGCCATTGCGCCGGAACCGGTCGCAGAAATCGTTCCCGCTCCGGCCGCTGAGCCGTCGCCGATCGCTGCCGGCGGTCCGCACCGGGTCGATCGCGAGCATCTGCGGCGCCAGGGCTTCATCGTGCCCGAAGGCAATGTCACTGCGACGCTCGAGGAGTTCCGCATCGTCAAGCGGCAGCTGCTGCTCAACGCCGCCGAGCTCAAGCGCCAGGGCGGTGACGCGAAGGCCCAACGCGTGCTGATCTGCTCGCCGCATCCGGGCGAGGGAAAGACCTACTGCGCGGTCAATCTCGCGCTGTCGATCGCGGCCGAGAAGGAAAGCGAAGTCCTGCTGGTCGATGCCGATTTCGCCAAGCCCTCGGTGCTGAGCGCGCTCGGCCTGCCGGGCGGTCGCGGGCTGATGGACGCGCTGGCCGATCCTTCGCTCGACGTCACCGAACTCGTCCTCGCTACCGACGTGCCGGGCCTCAAGGTCCTGCCTGCCGGCGATGCCACCACATCGGACAGTGAATACCTGAGCTCTTCGCGTACAGCGACCGTGCTCGACCGCCTGACCCAGGGCGCGCCGAACCGCATCGTGATCTTCGATTCGCCCCCCGCGCTGGCAGCATCGCCGGCTGCGGAACTTGCTCAGTATGTCGGCCAGGCGCTCGTCATCTGCCGCGCCGACCGCACCGGTCAGCAGTCGCTCGAGGATGCGATCTCGCTGCTGTCAGGCTGTCCCAACATCCAGCTGCTGCTGAACGCGGCCAACTTCAGCCCGAGTGGCCGCCGCTTCGGCGCCTACTACGGCTACGGAGCATGA